The following proteins come from a genomic window of Pichia kudriavzevii chromosome 1, complete sequence:
- a CDS encoding uncharacterized protein (PKUD0A08770; similar to Saccharomyces cerevisiae YCR093W (CDC39); ancestral locus Anc_6.373; intron location uncertain): METNFTASSPILNNIQSIASSPLSKDLNRAIISQLSILITNLNSSNYTEVSSKIDSILNKYQEAIPTFLRRLINQSSAEILESESYKSSNSYNLKVLRNQLKRLTSTDLNKVKFISEALLTPESQFVLFSLEKFLAFFELSNSESLLISLSIEEFIVNHNLKEKNSSLLKELPDLYIKYSAGFIEWLSLLESTNTTSKVDLLTFLKLFLNSEIFSVPHKFIVLTQISKTFKSDNTPSHKANTKLPFQTNFDKLNTIINKFLDKVRKMSIEKLVLEFCNTKSSPERLLTDLLSIQPEENIDAPVWILLSETLLPGFYSKKVNNNEHTSSNASDENTLSLLTADTLPEATARGSRMLQVINKFKDLVNWDVVFTNIISNWDQGFTISAISLSQFLSSINSDKLIDQFLMKVCESSKIPILSQLLIQLNSLDPNVGAIDIFRLNLKPILETETNSRNLLLYYKSITMLEVKTVSLLSFKKINDNIVSQIFNKDLRIAPEYMILACLHLQHRFPKAEENDIIVNIMQNFFINLLDANSPYLTAVFALFEELNGKELGRLLLKYLELRKNPENIHKVASLTASFKDDTVVQSILSSCTDFHESFTIAVVFSQYGWKHFKQFILDKLEVDHLSVLTTILNYLETQARIEYENTQQGKKDIRSLNIETIYFLMTALSTEKLPKELFERTRNLQTLCLQAYPRLINFGQGHDSAIMMNGDSNSFSIEVEKEMKLYYQRMYKKEIEIKDVVLILQKLKNSDNPYEQDVFACMIHSLLDEYRFFPEYPVDALATTSVLFGNAIVSKLLEGPALSIALRYILESAREPMQSKMFKFAVQALYSFMKRLPEFPKFCSILCEIESLKYHTDLYELCKLISSGKPLPPGFNDEPVSEDQGLKNNMLEEDVEIVSKYASITIPDISYNVVVQEVPPQEVSDRILFMVNNVSENNLTSRIDEMKGLLTPNHHKWFAKYLVNQRAKLELNNQHIYATIVGGLKSQNLYSYVVIVTIRQITILLNKTVGDSNQGLTSSEKNHLKNLGSWLGRISLANDHPILRKDISFKNLLVEGYHQRSLEYVTPLVCKVLDHAKSSKVFCYPNPWLLGILQVLKELYEIADLKLTLKFEIEVLCNELNIKLDHIESSHTIRNSKPEDIESLIHSQKLISNMTVMALNPKRGIPAITPTFELSSLNGSNSLLLLQQQQQQQQQQLALLQQLQQQRLLARSGIQNSPVVSNLTPLSQQTILQQQAQAQTQQQSQQVQQPSQQVQAFDNLLGETVFVTHPALKRIFQLSLAKAVKDLLPPLVHRTNTVCVVTTKALIQKDFAFEVDETKFRKAYINTIRHFADHLIIASSADLVRDTIQSNIHQYLQVYVNDAAFAEQIPIAVNDNLNLALSIIQKATIEKAVSDMDEAMLPALALRRQFSITSPNQLFCDTQNASKYAMSLPEPLGIKPGGVNAEQFRIYEEFGKGDNRLIDASLPRAEGVLNPAEVFEGDSKEKLLQKQLLLQQQQQLQQQQLQQQLQQQQLEQMRSVQPQLPPNVLEQSIAFINQHFETIIKATQELSDKDLKLSSDTSEIEPIKNMLMEIVQTLTRLSQQKLYLEYAQMSINTLFSVKEPSQLFVDVFVFLIGSICDSSPFVVRFISTWLFHSADERKLNPKILKTFILEGFISLSDISYAICKHIEVTKDSKWISAACDIISDFVFGAEPIALRSDFIQIISLLERSDDTIKNSEKVQSLFKKLESSGDDAIKKLKNGLLATSNLKEYIAYMFSEWTKIYKFSGESKLQLAFMSQLVDSGIFNTPDLFAQFFTVATEVCVDAFVKETDNLKRASIDSYTAVDSLAKLVIILLSIQSDETEDNKKRIEFFTRFCSVFILAFSNDHEINKASFNERPYFRFFSTLLSELSLLKNKRFKPYAIGEADEKKFNCMFKELYKVLADILLCLQPTAFPGFTYAWICLISHRMFMPMILELGETDSECSEKFCSLLVALLRFESGFVKGSIIPDSVNVIYKGTIRVFTVLLHDFPEFLAQWFNPLLSATSFTFIQLRNIISSAVPFDIKVPDPFQPGLKVDRLPETYIAPVIGSDPSQPLLKKNCKKTLDNYLRIPSNSLLRQLLLVLELNEPVSEGGIGFRKIRYDIPLINSLVLYTCISYVEERSRNNFTFNPHSSQVSLLVSLMQEGDVELQFLILQAIANNLRYPNSHTHWFSCVVLHFFSSKNLWGEKKEDIQQLITRVLLEKIICNKPHPWGLLVTFIELLKNKDYDFSNLSFTKITPAVGNVLGALISHANSSNTAVYSDQDVSANS; encoded by the exons ATGGAAACTAACTTTACA GCGAGTTCGCCTATTCTAAACAACATCCAATCAATCGCATCATCTCCATTGTCAAAAGATCTTAATAGGGCTataatttctcaattgtCCATACTAATTACAAATTTAAATAGCTCTAATTATACTGAAGTCAGTTCCAAGATCGACTCCATTTTAAATAAATATCAAGAGGCTATACCTACTTTCCTAAGAAGATTAATCAATCAATCATCTGCAGAAATCCTAGAATCAGAATCATATAAAAGTTCCAATTCTTATAATCTAAAAGTCTTACGTAACCAGTTAAAAAGACTCACATCTACAGATTTAAATAAAGTGAAATTTATTTCCGAAGCTTTATTGACCCCAGAATctcaatttgttttattttcattagaGAAGTTTTTAGCCTTTTttgaattatcaaattcgGAATCcttattgatttctttatcgattgaagaattcattGTTAATCACAActtaaaggagaaaaacaGTTCATTATTAAAGGAGTTACCTGATCTTTATATCAAATATTCAGCGGGCTTTATTGAGTGGTTAAGTTTACTAGAAAGCACAAATACCACATCAAAGGTTGACTTATTAACTTTTCTGAAATTATTCCTAAATTCTGAAATTTTCTCAGTTCCTCATAAGTTTATAGTTTTAACTCAGATTTCCAAGACCTTCAAATCTGACAACACTCCAAGTCACAAAGCAAACACAAAACttccatttcaaacaaaCTTTGATAAACTCAACACCataatcaacaaatttTTAGACAAAGTGAGAAAAATGAGCATCGAAAAACTAGTCTTGGAATTTTGTAATACAAAGTCCTCACCTGAAAGATTATTAACCGATCTGCTATCCATTCAGCCGGAGGAGAATATTGATGCACCGGTTTGGATTCTATTATCCGAAACCTTATTACCCGGTTTTTACTCAAAGAAAGTTAACAATAACGAGCACACCAGCAGTAATGCATCTGATGAAAACACACTGTCTCTTTTAACTGCAGATACTTTACCAGAGGCTACTGCTAGAGGCTCGAGGATGTTACAAGtaataaataaatttaAAGATTTGGTTAACTGGGATGTTGTCTTCACTAATATCATATCCAACTGGGATCAAGGATTTACCATATCAGCAATATCGCTATCGCAATTTCTGTCATCCATTAATTCCGACAAGTTGATAGACCAGTTCCTAATGAAGGTTTGTGAATCCTCtaaaattccaattttatCACAATTACtaattcaattgaataGCTTAGACCCAAATGTTGGTGCTATTGATATCTTCAGGTTGAATTTAAAGCCTATCCTTGAGACCGAAACCAATTCTAGAAATCTTCTATTGTACTACAAATCAATAACGATGTTGGAAGTAAAAACAGTTTCTTTGTTGAGTTTCAAGAAGATCAATGATAATATCGTatctcaaattttcaacaaagatTTAAGAATTGCACCCGAATACATGATATTAGCTTGCTTGCATTTGCAGCATCGATTCCCAAAAGCAGAGGAAAATGATATCATTGTCAATATCATGCAGaactttttcatcaatttaCTTGATGCTAACTCTCCCTATCTTACTGCCGTTTTTGCATTATTCGAAGAATTAAATGGCAAAGAACTTGGAAGGTTACTATTAAAATACTTAGAGCTTAGGAAGAACCCTGAGAATATTCATAAGGTTGCAAGCTTAACGGCCTCATTTAAAGATGACACTGTTGTCCAatcaatattatcaagCTGTACTGACTTCCACGAAAGTTTTACAATTGCAGTTGTTTTCTCACAATATGGTTGGAAACATTTCAAGCAATTTATTTTAGACAAGTTGGAGGTCGATCATTTATCAGTTTTAACAACAATCTTGAATTATCTAGAAACTCAGGCTAGAATTGAATATGAAAACACGCAGCagggaaaaaaagacaTCAGATCCTTAAATATTGAAACCATTTATTTCTTAATGACTGCTCTGTCAACCGAAAAACTGCCTAAGGAGTTATTTGAGCGGACTAGAAACTTACAGACTTTATGTCTACAAGCTTATCCTAGGTTGATTAATTTCGGACAAGGGCACGATTCAGCAATTATGATGAATGGCGATAGTAACTCATTCTctattgaagttgaaaaggagATGAAATTGTATTATCAGAGGATGtacaagaaagaaatagaaaTTAAGGATGTCGTTTTGATTTTACAAAAACTGAAGAATTCTGATAATCCATATGAACAAGATGTCTTTGCATGCATGATACATTCCCTACTAGATGAATACAGATTTTTCCCAGAATACCCGGTTGACGCCTTGGCCACTACCTCGGTTTTATTTGGTAATGCCAttgtttcaaaacttttagAAGGTCCGGCCCTCTCTATTGCGTTGCGCTACATACTAGAATCAGCTAGAGAACCTATGCAATCCAAAATGTTTAAGTTTGCTGTTCAAGCGTTATATTCATTTATGAAGAGATTGCCAGAGTTTCCAAAGTTCTGCTCAATACTATGTGAGATTGAATCTTTAAAATATCACACCGACCTATATGAACTTTGCAAACTAATCTCTAGTGGTAAACCCTTACCACCTGGTTTCAATGACGAACCTGTTTCTGAAGACCAGGGGTTGAAAAACAACATgttggaagaagatgtcGAAATAGTCTCTAAATACGCTTCGATTACTATTCCCGATATATCGTATAACGTTGTGGTTCAAGAGGTCCCACCACAAGAAGTTTCGGATAGAATTTTATTTATGGTTAATAATGTCAGTGAGAATAACTTAACTTCaagaattgatgaaatgaaGGGCTTGTTAACGCCAAATCATCATAAATGGTTTGCCAAATATCTAGTCAATCAAAGGGCTAAATTAGAGTTAAACAATCAACATATTTATGCCACTATTGTTGGAGGCTTGAAATCACAAAACTTATACAGTTATGTTGTTATTGTCACGATCAGACAAATCACTATCTTATTGAATAAAACCGTTGGTGACTCCAATCAGGGGTTGACTTCATCCGAGAAAAATCACTTGAAAAACTTAGGTTCTTGGTTAGGTAGAATTTCGTTAGCCAATGATCATCCAATTCTAAGAAAAGAcatctctttcaaaaacttgCTAGTTGAAGGTTACCATCAAAGAAGCCTGGAGTATGTTACCCCTTTGGTCTGTAAAGTTTTAGATCATGCAAAATCCTCTAAAGTCTTTTGTTATCCAAACCCTTGGTTATTAGGTATTCTTCAAGTTCTAAAGGAACTCTATGAGATTGCTGACTTAAAGTTGACACTCAAATTTGAGATTGAGGTTTTATGCAACGAATTGAATATTAAATTGGACCATATTGAATCCTCACATACTATAAGAAACTCCAAACCTGAGGATATCGAGTCACTGATTCATTCACAAAAGCTTATTTCGAATATGACAGTCATGGCGCTCAACCCGAAGAGGGGAATACCTGCGATAACACCAACTTTTGAGTTGTCTAGCTTAAATGGTAGTAACTCTCTACTACTattacaacaacaacaacagcagcagcagcagcaattGGCTCTCCTTCAACAGCTGCAACAGCAGAGGCTACTAGCACGTTCTGGTATTCAAAATTCTCCTGTTGTTTCGAATCTTACTCCTTTAAGCCAGCAGACTATTTTGCAGCAACAAGCCCAAGCTCAAACCCAGCAACAGTCTCAACAAGTACAACAACCGTCGCAGCAAGTGCAAGCCTTTGATAATCTTTTGGGCGAGACTGTTTTTGTTACACACCCTGCATTAAAACGTATCTTCCAACTGTCTCTTGCGAAAGCGGTTAAAGATTTGTTACCACCATTAGTTCATAGAACAAACACTGTTTGTGTGGTTACCACAAAAGCGcttattcaaaaagattTTGCCTTTGAAGTTGACGAAACAAAATTTAGAAAAGCTTATATCAATACCATCAGGCATTTTGCGGATCATCTTATTATTGCATCATCTGCTGATCTAGTTCGGGATACTATTCAATCGAACATACATCAATACTTACAAGTTTACGTTAACGATGCAGCTTTTGCAGAACAAATTCCAATTGCAGTTAACGATAATCTGAATTTGGCATTGTcaattattcaaaaagcAACTATTGAAAAGGCTGTAAGTGATATGGATGAAGCTATGCTGCCTGCTTTGGCATTGCGTAGACAATTTTCCATCACTTCACCTAATCAACTGTTCTGTGATACTCAAAATGCTTCCAAATATGCAATGTCTTTACCAGAGCCATTAGGTATTAAGCCGGGTGGTGTTAACGCTGAACAATTCCGTATTTATGAGGAATTTGGTAAAGGTGACAATCGTCTAATTGATGCTAGTTTGCCTAGAGCGGAAGGAGTCCTAAACCCTGCTGAAGTATTTGAAGGCGActcaaaggaaaaattgCTTCAAAAGCAGTTATTGttgcaacagcagcagcagcttcaacaacaacagctcCAACAGCaattacaacaacaacaattaGAACAAATGAGAAGTGTACAACCTCAATTACCTCCTAACGTTCTAGAACAATCCATCGCATTTATTaatcaacattttgaaaCAATCATCAAGGCGACTCAAGAGCTTTCAGATAAGGATCTCAAGTTATCTAGTGATACATCTGAAATCGAGCCAATTAAGAATATGCTAATGGAAATTGTGCAAACTTTGACAAGGTTGTCTCAACAAAAACTGTATTTAGAGTACGCACAAATGTCGATCAACACTTTATTCAGCGTTAAGGAACCCTCTCAGttgtttgttgatgtttttgtctttttgaTTGGTAGTATTTGTGATTCTTCGCCTTTTGTTGTTAGATTTATTAGCACCTGGTTGTTTCATTCCGCGGATGAACGGAAACTAAATCCAAAGATCTTGAAAACCTTTATTCTGGAAGGATTCATATCACTTAGTGACATTTCATATGCAATTTGTAAACATATTGAAGTGACCAAAGATTCCAAGTGGATATCTGCAGCTTGTGATATCATTTCGGACTTTGTGTTTGGTGCAGAACCTATTGCGTTAAGGTCAGATTTTATTCAGATCATCTCGTTACTTGAGCGCTCTGATGATACCATAAAGAATTCCGAAAAAGTTCAGTCacttttcaagaaattggaatCTTCAGGTGACGATGCTATtaagaaattaaaaaatggTTTACTTGCCACTTCGAATTTGAAGGAATATATTGCATATATGTTTTCTGAGTGGACTAAAATTTACAAGTTTTCTGGTGAATCCAAATTACAGCTTGCATTCATGTCTCAACTAGTCGATTCGGGCATTTTTAATACTCCAGATTTATTTGCTCAGTTTTTTACAGTTGCAACGGAGGTTTGTGTTGATGCATTTGTTAAGGAGACTGACAATTTAAAGAGGGCATCCATCGACTCATACACTGCAGTTGACTCTTTGGCAAAACTTGTGATAATTTTATTGTCGATACAAAGTGACGAAACTGAGGATAATAAGAAAAGGATCGAATTTTTTACGAGATTCTGctctgtttttattttggcTTTCTCAAATGATcatgaaatcaacaaagcATCCTTCAATGAAAGGCCATATTTCCGGTTTTTTTCTACCTTGCTATCAGAATTGTCgcttttgaagaataaaagGTTCAAGCCGTATGCAATTGGTGAAGCTGATGAGAAGAAGTTCAATTGTatgttcaaagaattgtATAAGGTTTTGGCTGATATTCTTTTGTGTTTACAACCTACTGCTTTTCCAGGTTTTACCTATGCATGGATATGCTTGATTTCTCATCGTATGTTTATGCCAATGATTCTAGAACTTGGTGAAACTGATAGTGAATGTTCTGAAAAGTTTTGTTCATTGTTAGTTGCTTTATTGAGATTTGAAAGTGGATTTGTGAAAGGAAGTATTATACCGGACTCTGTTAACGTCATCTACAAGGGTACCATTAGAGTTTTCACGGTTCTACTACATGATTTCCCCGAATTTTTGGCTCAGTGGTTTAATCCACTATTAAGTGCTACTTCGTTTACTTTTATTCAATTAAGGAATATTATTTCATCAGCGGTTCCATTTGACATCAAAGTACCTGACCCATTTCAACCAGGATTGAAGGTTGATAGATTGCCAGAAACTTATATCGCGCCTGTTATTGGATCTGACCCAAGTCAGCCAttgctgaagaagaattgcAAGAAGACTCTTGACAATTACCTAAGGATCCCCTCAAACTCCTTACTAAGACAACTTTTGCTTGTTTTAGAACTAAATGAGCCTGTGAGTGAAGGTGGAATTGGCTTCAGGAAAATCAGATATGATATTCCGTTGATCAACTCCTTAGTTCTTTACACATGCATCTCTtatgttgaagaaagaagtcGGAATAATTTTACTTTCAACCCACATTCTTCGCAAGTCTCTTTGCTAGTTTCCTTGATGCAAGAAGGCGATGTCGAGCTAcagtttttgattttgcaaGCAATTGCTAACAATTTAAGATATCCGAATTCGCACACACACTGGTTTAGCTGTGTTGTTTTGCATTTCTTCAGCTCAAAGAATTTATGGggagagaagaaagaagatattcaaCAATTAATCACTAGAGTTTTATTAGAGAAGATTATTTGTAACAAGCCACATCCATGGGGATTGTTGGTTACTTTTATTGAGCTGCTAAAGAATAAAGACTATGACTTCTCGAACCTATCATTTACCAAAATAACTCCGGCGGTTGGCAATGTGTTAGGTGCATTAATTTCCCACGCCAATAGTTCTAATACAGCTGTTTATTCTGACCAGGATGTTTCTGCTAATTCTTAG
- a CDS encoding uncharacterized protein (PKUD0A08780; similar to Saccharomyces cerevisiae YFL048C (EMP47) and YLR080W (EMP46); ancestral locus Anc_8.2): protein MRLLLYVVFLIEFVCAIAEVAEFSVPSLVTVSSLNEISQHWYHNGDAQYDEGRILLTPKPTHGPSNDGTYQSGSIWSVQSPSLNEFTIEVTLRSLGSHGFTNAGVSLFLIDEKSVDLQDSDGIFGGPTIFKGLQLTMNVDKDLGSVIKIFLNDGKKLDYKKDFLGAYKYEYQSSNVPLTIKIGYSNKFFKITCDNILLFETDRVNLSELLKSNLKLGVSGKSPKLLEKHEQFELLRLITYDAVVPELKEVEDETLVAMHDKDLAQSKPTIDFIERQEQLRKKLEIPASNNLNNLDEIKDIKDGLQVLMKMINLNDQTVLQQQVFSLSKSVNRLTNNFDGLHAEITRLVEKYSELSSMFDKQAKLLDNYDSTLRSFDKVLRNQLETSENLGSKLSTLSSYYTEKNKVEEKNDSGISHIKSLIYMIFLPILFLLLVVALWVQRLRNDIKHAKVL, encoded by the coding sequence ATGAGACTACTTCTTTATGttgtatttttgattgaattCGTCTGTGCAATTGCCGAAGTTGCAGAATTTTCAGTACCCAGCTTAGTCACGGTTTCGTCGTTGAATGAAATTTCACAACATTGGTATCACAATGGAGATGCACAGTATGACGAAGGTAGGATTCTATTAACTCCAAAACCTACACATGGACCTAGTAATGATGGTACATACCAGTCAGGGTCAATATGGTCGGTTCAGTCACCTAGTCTGAATGAGTTTACAATTGAAGTTACATTAAGATCTCTTGGCAGTCACGGATTTACAAATGCTGGggtttctttgtttttgatcGACGAGAAATCTGTTGACTTGCAAGACTCTGATGGCATATTTGGAGGCCCTACGATTTTCAAAGGTCTACAATTGACAATGAATGTAGATAAAGATTTAGGATCAGTTattaaaatatttttgaatgatGGTAAAAAGCTGGATTATAAGAAGGACTTTTTGGGAGCTTACAAATATGAGTATCAGTCATCTAACGTTCCACTGACTATTAAAATCGGATATTCGaataagtttttcaaaatcactTGTGACAATATACTTTTATTCGAAACTGATAGAGTCAATTTAAGTGAATTACTAAAATCCAACTTAAAATTGGGCGTATCAGGTAAGTCCCCTAAACTATTGGAAAAACATGAGCAATTTGAGCTCTTAAGACTGATCACTTATGATGCAGTCGTACCAGAACTGAAAGAAGTGGAAGATGAAACTTTAGTCGCAATGCATGACAAAGATCTGGCACAAAGTAAACCAACAATTGACTTTATTGAAAGACAAGAAcaattgaggaagaagttAGAGATTCCAGCATCTAACAATCTGAATAACTTAGATGAAATAaaagatatcaaagatGGTTTACAAGTattaatgaagatgatcaATTTAAACGACCAAACAGTTCTACAACAGCAAGTTTTCTCATTATCGAAGTCGGTTAACAGATTGacaaataattttgatgGTCTACATGCTGAAATTACCAGATTAGTGGAAAAGTATAGTGAATTATCCAGTATGTTTGATAAACAGGCGAAGTTGCTAGATAACTATGATTCAACCTTAAGATCGTTTGACAAAGTATTAAGAAATCAACTTGAAACTAGTGAAAACCTGGGGTCTAAACTTTCAACTTTATCATCATATTACacggaaaaaaataaagttgaagaaaagaacGACAGTGGGATTTCCCATATTAAATCACTGATTTACATGATTTTCTTACCAATATTATTCTTGCTTTTAGTTGTTGCTCTCTGGGTTCAGAGGTTAAGAAATGATATCAAGCATGCGAAAGTACTATAA
- a CDS encoding uncharacterized protein (PKUD0A08785; similar to Saccharomyces cerevisiae YFL049W (SWP82); ancestral locus Anc_8.1) → MSKSPLFLFLLSKKNQTMSFNVFNDGRVSRKLHRISQLYQIQPSLHGESAVIHSFSDLSSYKSLILPSSQSVTTSAYDDGKIEEVDFKNNNPKNPTIIIGHCLVNNGGIPINNLSKIPSYQWGFKHEDELQSDLSAEINENQSSLGSFNGTSVSSLARNVTSNTSMGLNSRMVRLPIKNSNSENVNLFDISNYKPINGVIQGGECRSLMNGLPYYNLKDVEKIIRDLNLTKKLNFKASNTNTSWFSDTLNSTIDEIEYLHGEVILNQFINNKRLIRNYQWLIYLTNIKTTSILNDQNNANINNNEVKKFYTMKDFKKWLRLKTLKFNELQKEKNQLLAQLEQIKLSKQTKRSDYKLKFSKLPQNLSDDEIDIYDYNENYSTQSNGKDNLNLAIQVYGEELINRERELRKKLLKIPEFLEEVDIADLTDDHDDENDSRKNSENNNNIPASEVPKFTRFNSNKSYNENHEYIIEREIPIDDPKLMDLQTKLYGHQRAQKLQNEVYSRNGLIKSKVVKFRRTPNPNGLGFSNIRNRKPSYL, encoded by the coding sequence ATGTCGAAATCTCCactgtttctgtttttgctctcaaagaaaaatcaaacaatgtCCTTCAACGTGTTCAACGACGGTAGAGTGTCCCGGAAATTACATCGCATCTCTCAACTATACCAAATCCAACCAAGTTTGCATGGGGAATCAGCTGTAATTCATTCGTTTTCGGACCTTTCTTCTTACAAATCGCTAATCTTACCGTCGAGCCAGTCAGTGACAACATCGGCATACGATGATGGTAAAATAGAGGAAGTAGActtcaaaaataataatcCAAAGAACCCAACTATAATCATAGGTCATTGTCTAGTCAATAACGGCGGTATTCCAATAAACAACTTATCCAAGATTCCTAGCTATCAGTGGGGGTTCAAACATGAAGATGAGCTTCAGTCTGATTTATCAGCCGAAATCAACGAGAACCAGTCATCTTTAGGCTCTTTTAATGGCACTTCTGTATCCTCCTTAGCAAGAAATGTCACGAGTAATACATCAATGGGATTGAATTCTAGAATGGTTAGGTTACCTATtaaaaattccaattctGAAAACGTGAATTTGTTTGATATCAGCAATTACAAACCTATAAATGGCGTTATTCAAGGTGGCGAATGCAGATCTTTAATGAATGGACTACCTTATtataatttgaaagatgtggaaaaaataatcagAGATTTAAACCTAACTAAAAAGCTAAATTTTAAAGcttcaaatacaaataccTCTTGGTTCTCAGACACTTtgaattcaacaattgaCGAAATCGAGTATTTGCACGGTGAAGTTATTTTAAACCAATTCATAAACAACAAAAGGCTAATAAGGAACTACCAATGGTTAATTTACCTGACTAATATAAAAACTACCAGTATACTGAACGACCAGAATAACGCTAATATAAATAACAACGAGGtcaaaaagttttataCCATGaaagatttcaagaaatggCTCAGGTTGAAAACAttaaaattcaatgaattgcagaaggagaaaaatcaattgcTGGCGCAGTTGGAGCAGATCAAACtctcaaaacaaacaaaacgTAGTGATTACAAGCTAAAATTTTCCAAGCTACCACAAAATTtatctgatgatgaaatcgaTATTTATGATTACAACGAAAACTACAGTACGCAAAGCAATGGTAAggataatttgaatttggcCATTCAAGTGTATGGTGAAGAACTAATCAACCGAGAACGCGAGTTGAGGAAGAAACTACTCAAAATACCCGAGTTCTTGGAGGAAGTTGATATAGCAGACCTGACAGATGATcatgatgatgagaatgATAGTAGGAAAAACAGCgaaaataataacaatatcCCCGCTAGTGAAGTTCCCAAATTTACTAGGTtcaattcaaataaatcttACAATGAGAATCATGAATACATTATTGAAAGAGAGATCCCTATAGACGACCCAAAATTGATGGACTTACAAACGAAATTATATGGACATCAGCGTGCTCAAAAACTACAAAATGAAGTCTACTCGAGAAATGGTTTGATTAAATCAAAGGTCGTCAAATTTAGGAGAACTCCCAATCCAAACGGCTTGGGTTTCTCTAACATTAGAAATCGTAAACCTTCATATTTATAG
- a CDS encoding uncharacterized protein (PKUD0A08790; similar to Saccharomyces cerevisiae YDR077W (SED1) and YER150W (SPI1); ancestral locus Anc_8.201), whose protein sequence is MQFKYLAPLALAGSAVAAFSNDTVVTEVVTAYTTYCPEPTEITQNGKTYTVTEATTLTITDCPCTITHTSSAAPTHNPAPTTASEEFSAGAGKVGVAGLAAAAGAAVYLL, encoded by the coding sequence ATGCAATTCAAGTACTTAGCACCATTAGCTTTAGCAGGTTCTGCTGTCGCAGCTTTCTCTAACGACACTGTTGTCACTGAAGTTGTCACTGCTTACACCACTTACTGCCCAGAACCAACTGAAATTACCCAAAACGGTAAGACTTACACTGTCACTGAAGCAACCACCTTGACTATCACTGACTGTCCATGTACCATCACCCACACCTCCTCTGCTGCTCCAACCCACAACCCAGCTCCAACCACTGCTTCTGAAGAATTCTCTGCAGGTGCAGGTAAGGTTGGTGTTGCAGGTTTAGCTGCTGCTGCAGGTGCTGCTGTCTACTTATTATAA
- a CDS encoding uncharacterized protein (PKUD0A08800), whose amino-acid sequence MVMVQILDSETREELFVSLISNLFELSSNGTPQLNHSVVVQLLSWFNDNSINTYSFGQFPEYYRIDQSKRLWYLVDHIQRQTMRKYVYYNNKVAIYAVVDDNVNGNHIIVDNNRKLCSKCGHFKTFSCACSHLLLSLFYSVSPLANSPNLALRSSIIPDEDTYLSIIQNHSTL is encoded by the coding sequence ATGGTCATGGTGCAAATCCTTGATTCCGAAACAAGGGAAGAATTGTTTGTCTCtctaatttcaaacttgttTGAATTGTCCTCTAATGGGACTCCACAGCTAAACCActctgttgttgttcagCTTTTGTCATGGTTCAATGATAACTCCATCAACACCTATTCTTTTGGTCAATTCCCCGAATACTACAGAATAGATCAATCTAAACGATTGTGGTATCTCGTGGATCATATTCAGCGCCAAACTATGCGCAAATATGTCTACTATAACAACAAGGTCGCCATTTATGCAGTTGTCGATGACAATGTTAATGGTAATCATATAATTGTGGATAATAATCGTAAACTATGCTCTAAATGTGGCCatttcaaaacattctCCTGTGCTTGCTCACATCTACTACTCTCTCTGTTCTATTCGGTTTCCCCATTGGCTAATTCACCAAACCTTGCTCTTCGTTCCTCTATTATCCCTGATGAAGACACTTACTTAAGtatcattcaaaatcattctACGTTATAG